Proteins encoded within one genomic window of Gadus macrocephalus chromosome 18, ASM3116895v1:
- the si:ch73-103b11.2 gene encoding early endosome antigen 1 isoform X3, whose translation MSSKDGTCRKFQANIFNKSKCQNCFKPRESHLLNDEDLNQAKPTYGGWLLLAPEGTNFDNPLHRSRKWQRRFFVLYEHGLLRYALDEMPSTLPQGTINMNQCSDVVDGEGRTGQKNSLAILTPERDHFVRAECKEIINGWQEALTIYPRTNKHNLKKKRKVEPPTPQDTITPNGHFSTEELNGHAEPGPAKVAVTSVGNSGGLCWGPGGGGGGGGGSSIAGAERVPATRASLWQDEAPARWSRAPASIPYSRSSSCISQLDQPQDRSGAPATQDDGAVVVAGGGRKPRVESGYFSLEKTKYEPFDSLQHPPQHLPLSAAPVPPGTSNHRRSQVIGRIKEGPPLECMDTQVSTETASDPVSAPRQGRAERRYLANRPEMSLDAGRGPSPDVSAASSLRRAKSLDRRAADASATPDLLNFKKGWMTKLYDDGMWKKHWFVLTDQSLRYYKDSIAEEACDLDGEVDLSSCYDVTEFPVQRNYGFQILSKEGACTLSAMTSGIRRNWIQAILKNVRPATAPDVTRKHLALKLSVLKSRSLPEEQAKTQLAQCLQSPTDPLAGPEGSGAEVPAQPAGAPVPSPEPRKSRVRERRREGRSKTYDWSEFRTGQTTDPLDLTSVLPSSSTSSSYASSTASSPGSSTSSPQTSSSVSAPPPRISAATSLDGVAEERARRSDQGRVAGGPAPNTVTVTMTTTLNAAPAPQPRLSPPPDQGAMEVDGQVKAGPEGDSRRRGGVEREEEREEDHQGVIEEHWHQVETTPLREEKQVPIATATTVGAERRPPRELATLLNKELGEKQQELDRLQEQNLHLKEQLDEARGREHSAREGYVLQSSSTPCSSPHRLQRQSPHKLGMHTHGDPEPPLEVVPQQLPTLRRSLTENQGSVGRQEVQIQALQAKLASAMAEILASEQAVVRMRNELKLEQERSRDHEEEFGRSEDTLRAQLRENEDRLREVEASLLERNQVLRHLERQQALQRDHQREVQRLQERLKEVSGRLSATEEAQALKEERLRQDQQGIQEAYEREKQHLTGLLLEAEISQKEMESKLWEAELQVETLLRGRRSSCGKEEREEVLKLKEELSQKTSLVDTLRESVRRLEEEKGHLTCRCQELLNQIAEADREVNKLRSRLDTEEADYHSLEQSYKRASQEFQSMSQFLREKEEEIRQTKAMYDRLVACKDEDLKEALVKMAVLGNSLEETEQKLLAKDELMSQISDTLRVQGEPCGAERDLQAKLVIAEDRIAELEQHLKTLQLGYADLHIERHRLEQEHEEDLAESAYNTNNFTVGKQPLGKRQRIRFSNIQCQKYMSLDGSQVDSSEGIIQGMGEETTSSSPTPPQYSSDPEKFISVIHALETKLVSTEEKLRNLTQKLDGHILVQSEDLHASEQPADQVSSVGGGVSSVGGGCVIAAATDQYAKALVCIETSQEKVRSLLLGSHEPTECQLLLLSEVEKELLNATLYIRQGEKTLEGHMPQYPNHPLDTVDSKELGEEMSLFAKTLSYEALVLNKMALLMQNSNSDLLQGFDEMHKELEMVKSADGDCLAIVYADVLSRKLVLESAFWKDLEKVKTQCKIQQTKDSDLAKKPEGDVGSADVDVDTTEIITTVVKAELTYSIQNLKLLYEDKFRSIQQELISAHNNLQKRDMALQEIFEALPSPDLKHIVEDIRKSLFGQKKRLADISPPELAPYMEQIEMEEAKDMAEEFLNRHLPQNLSSSTVNSLASLPHAQSALAAELLKQAALLHRCSEEIEKSGSFEGLASLIRTLPGHQASRGLVSGSLCMREALIQAQVAYVACRLRAVHQQDLNRCRQTGRDMDTLVQDHARSVSAIHQSYESSLSEERLGFGQMVSSLQEENQELRKELSERLNQLSQQQRQLLDLGQNFEREQEEMSRRHKQELSQAEQSRATTELALMEAATDSQHKVEVLLGDMETLAERQEKHVRNLEEQFQEKLRELQHVQEEEIRKLQSHYMETIRCIQEKKKNPDSPPLGDEACAMSSPMEEEEQGYAGDVGTRAEVDPMVVLKDRILELETQINCMREELDSKHLAGDVSSLKEKYQRDLESLKATCERGFAAMEETHQKVVEDLQRQHQREVSKLLEERERLLAEETAATIFAIEAMKNAHKEDLEKTQRPALSGLNSDIDQLHSQYEAELQSVHRELEVLSEQYSQKCLENAHLAQALEAERNALRQCQRENQELNSHNQELNNRLTDEIMKIRSCFSGQTDLSPLTHGKDLYELEVLLRIKESEIQYLKQEIHSLKDELQSALRDKKYSSDKYKDIYTELSIVKAKADCDIGKLKEKLLVATEALGERKVDGTVAPGYDIMKSKSTPDFLKKERTPLTKQLRGVRSKSITEQVSWDS comes from the exons GTGGCAGGAGGCATTGACTATCTACCCCCGAACCAACAAACACAACCTGAAGAAGAAGCGCAAGGTGGAGCCCCCCACTCCCCAG GACACCATAACTCCAAACGGTCACTTTTCCACTGAAGAGTTGAACGGGCACGCT GAGCCTGGCCCGGCCAAGGTGGCGGTCACCAGCGTGGGCAACAGCGGGGGTCTCTGCTGGGGaccggggggcggcggcggcggcggcggcggcagcagcattGCGGGCGCCGAGCGAGTCCCGGCCACCCGGGCCAGCCTGTGGCAGGACGAGGCCCCCGCCCGCTGGTCCCGGGCCCCGGCCTCCATCCCCTACAGCCGCAGCTCGTCCTGCATCAGCCAGCTGGACCAGCCCCAGGACCGCAGCGGCGCCCCCGCCACCCAGGACG ACggcgcggtggtggtggcgggcgGCGGCCGTAAGCCTCGCGTGGAGAGCGGCTACTTCTCCCTGGAGAAGACCAAGTACGAGCCCTTCGACTccctgcagcaccccccccagcacctgCCCCTCTCCgccgcccccgtccccccggGGACCTCCAACCACAG GCGCTCGCAGGTGATTGGTCGCATTAAGGAAGGTCCGCCCCTGGAGTGCATGGACACGCAGGTCTCCACGGAGACGGCCTCTGACCCGGTGTCTGCTCCGAGACAGGGCAGGGCTGAGCGACGCTACCTGGCAAACAGACCA GAGATGTCCTTGGATGCTGGGAGGGGCCCCAGCCCAGATGTTTCCGCCGCCTCCAGCCTGAGAAGAGCCAAGTCTCTGGACCGCAGAGCAGCCGACGCATCCGCCACA CCTGATCTGCTGAACTTCAAGAAGGGATGGATGACCAAGCTGTACGATGACGGAATG TGGAAGAAGCACTGGTTTGTGTTGACCGACCAGAGCCTGAGGTACTACAAGGACTCCATCGCAGAAGAG gcgtgtgaTCTGGACGGGGAGGTGGACCTGTCTTCCTGTTACGATGTCACGGAGTTCCCCGTACAGAGGAACTATGGCTTCCAGATCCTT agtaAGGAGGGAGCGTGCACACTGTCGGCCATGACGTCGGGCATCAGGAGGAACTGGATCCAGGCCATCCTGAAGAACGTGCGGCCGGCCACGGCCCCAGACGTCACCCG AAAGCATCTAGCTCTGAAGCTGTCAGTTCTCAAGTCAAG GTCGTTACCTGAAGAGCAGGCCAAGACCCAGCTGGCTCAGTGTCTCCAGTCCCCAACGGACCCTCTTGCTGGCCCTGAGGGCTCCGGGGCCGAGGTCCCCGCGCAGCCGGCAGGGgcccccgtcccctcccccgAGCCCCGCAAGAGCCGAGTCCGGGAGCGTCGGCGGGAGGGCCGATCCAAGACCTACGACTGGTCAGAGTTCCGGACGGGGCAGACGACCGACCCCTTGGACCTCACCTCCGTCctgccttcctcctccacctcctcgtcctaCGCCTCCTCCACGGCCTCCTCCCCCggctccagcacctcctccccccagacctcctcctccgtctccgccCCGCCTCCCCGGATCTCCGCGGCCACCAGCCTGGACGGGGTGGCGGAGGAGCGAGCGCGCCGGTCGGACCAGGGGCGTGTCGCCGGCGGTCCCGCGCCTAACACAGTCACCGTTACCATGACGACTACGCTGAACGCCGCGCCCGCGCCCCAGCCGCGGCTGTCTCCGCCCCCAGACCAGGGAGCGATGGAGGTGGACGGGCAGGTCAAGGCGGGCCCAGAGGGCGACTCGCGGCGGCGGGGCGGggtggagcgggaggaggagcgggaggaggatcACCAGGGGGTGATCGAGGAGCACTGGCATCAGGTGGAGACCACGCCCCTCAGGGAGGAGAAGCAGGTGCCCATCGCCACGGCGACCACCGTCGGTGCCGAGCGACGCCCGCCGCGAGAACTGGCCACCCTGCTCAACAAGGAG CTGGGGGAGAAGCAGCAGGAACTGGACCGTCTGCAGGAGCAGAACCTCCATCTGAAGGAGCAGCTGGACGAGGCGCGAGGCCGCGAGCACAGCGCCAGGGAGGGCTACGTCCTGCAG AGTtcctccaccccctgctccTCGCCACACCGATTGCAACGGCAAAGTCCGCACAAGCTcggcatgcacacgcacggtGACCCGGAGCCCCCGCTGGAAGTCGTTCCACAGCAGCTCCCCACATTGAGGAGGAGCCTCACCGAGAACCAGGGCTCTGTAGGACGCCAAGAAGTCCAGATCCAGGCCCTGCAGGCCAAATTAGCCTCGGCAATGGCAGAGATCCTGGCCAGCGAGCAGGCCGTGGTCCGCATGCGCAATGAGCTGAAGTTGGAGCAGGAGCGCTCAAGGGACCATGAGGAGGAATTTGGCCGCAGTGAAGACACCCTGCGAGCTCAGCTCCGGGAAAACGAGGACAGGCTCCGCGAGGTCGAGGCCAGCCTCTTGGAGAGGAACCAGGTCCTCAGGCACCTGGAGAGGCAGCAGGCCCTTCAGAGAGACCACCAGAGGGAGGTCCAGAGGCTCCAGGAGAGGCTGAAGGAGGTGAGCGGCAGGTTGAGTGCTACAGAGGAGGCCCAGGCCCTGAAGGAGGAGCGCCTAAGGCAGGACCAACAGGGCATACAAGAGGCCTACGAGAGGGAGAAGCAGCACCTAACCGGGCTGTTATTGGAGGCCGAAATCTCCCAAAAGGAGATGGAGAGTAAACTGTGGGAGGCAGAGTTGCAGGTTGAGACCCTGCTAAGAGGAAGGCGCTCCTCCtgtggaaaggaggagagggaggaggtgctgAAGCTAAAGGAGGAGCTGAGCCAGAAGACCAGCCTAGTGGACACCTTGAGGGAGAGCGTCCgtaggctggaggaggagaaaggtcatcttacctgccgctgtcaggAACTCCTCAACCAGATAGCAGAAGCAGACCGCGAGGTGAACAAGCTGCGCAGCCGCTTGGACACTGAGGAGGCCGACTATCACAGCCTGGAGCAATCCTACAAACGAGCTTCACAGGAGTTCCAGAGCATGAGCCAGTTCCTccgggagaaagaggaggagatccGCCAGACGAAGGCCATGTACGACAGGCTGGTGGCGTGCAAGGACGAAGACCTCAAAGAAGCCCTCGTGAAGATGGCTGTCCTTGGAAACAGCTTGGAAGAGACGGAACAGAAACTTTTGGCCAAGGACGAGCTGATGTCTCAGATAAGTGACACCCTAAGGGTGCAGGGCGAGCCCTGCGGGGCAGAGAGAGACCTGCAGGCCAAGCTGGTGATAGCAGAGGACCGCATTGCAGAGCTAGAGCAGCATCTCAAAACCCTACAGCTTGGCTATGCAGACTTACACATTGAACGCCACAGATTAGAGCAAGAGCACGAAGAGGATCTGGCAGAGTCGGCTTACAACACCAATAACTTCACGGTTGGAAAGCAGCCTcttggaaagagacagagaattCGCTTCTCCAACATTCAATGCCAAAAGTACATGAGCCTGGACGGCTCCCAGGTGGACAGCAGTGAAGGTATTATCCAGGGTATGGGCGAAGAAACGACCAGCTCATCACCCACACCTCCTCAGTATAGCAGTGACCCAGAGAAGTTCATCTCCGTCATACATGCCCTAGAAACTAAACTTGTGTCCACCGAGGAGAAGTTGAGAAACCTCACACAGAAGCTTGACGGCCATATCCTGGTCCAATCGGAAGACTTGCATGCATCCGAGCAACCAGCTGACCAGGTGTCCTCTGTTGGAGGAGGAGTGTCCTCTGTTGGAGGAGGATGTGTTATTGCTGCAGCTACAGACCAGTATGCCAAGGCCCTGGTGTGTATTGAGACCAGCCAAGAGAAGGTACGCAGCCTCCTCTTGGGCTCCCATGAGCCCACCGAGTGCCAGCTCTTGTTGTTATCAGAGGTCGAGAAGGAGCTGCTCAATGCAACACTGTACATCAGGCAAGGCGAGAAAACCCTGGAAGGCCACATGCCTCAGTATCCAAATCACCCATTAGATACTGTTGATAGCAAGGAGCTTGGGGAGGAAATGTCCCTCTTTGCAAAGACGTTGTCTTATGAGGCTCTTGTTTTGAACAAGATGGCTTTGTTGATGCAGAATTCAAACTCCGACCTTCTGCAGGGTTTCGATGAAATGCATAAAGAATTGGAGATGGTCAAGTCTGCTGATGGAGATTGCTTGGCAATAGTGTACGCTGATGTTCTGTCCAGGAAGTTAGTACTGGAGAGTGCTTTCTGGAAAGATCTAGAGAAGGTGAAGACCCAGTGTAAAATACAGCAAACAAAAGATTCAGACCTTGCTAAAAAACCAGAAGGGGATGTTGGCTCAGCTGATGTTGACGTTGACACCACAGAAATCATTACCACCGTTGTCAAAGCAGAACTCACATATTCCATTCAAAATCTTAAACTCCTCTATGAGGACAAATTCAGATCAATTCAACAGGAACTTATATCAGCCCATAATAACCTACAGAAACGAGACATGGCTCTACAAGAGATCTTTGAAGCTCTACCAAGCCCTGACCTGAAACACATCGTTGAAGATATCAGGAAAAGCCTTTTCGGTCAAAAGAAGCGGTTAGCTGACATCAGTCCTCCAGAGCTCGCTCCCTACATGGAGCAGATTGAAATGGAGGAAGCAAAGGACATGGCCGAGGAATTTCTCAACAGACACTTGCCTCAAAATCTTTCGTCTTCTACTGTCAACTCACTGGCGTCCCTGCCCCACGCACAATCCGCCCTTGCTGCTGAGCTCCTGAAACAGGCAGCGCTTCTTCATAGATGTTCAGAGGAAATCGAGAAAAGTGGCAGCTTTGAAGGACTAGCCAGCTTGATCCGGACCCTTCCAGGTCACCAAGCCTCTCGCGGCCTGGTCAGCGGATCGCTCTGCATGCGGGAGGCGTTGATTCAGGCCCAGGTGGCCTACGTTGCTTGCAGACTCCGAGCCGTCCACCAACAGGACCTGAACCGGTGTCGTCAGACAGGTCGGGACATGGACACTCTAGTCCAGGACCACGCCCGCAGCGTCAGTGCCATTCACCAGAGTTACGAGTCGTCTCTGAGCGAGGAGCGTCTGGGCTTCGGCCAAATGGTGAGCTCGCTCCaagaggagaaccaggagctGAGGAAGGAGCTCAGCGAGAGGCTGAACCAACTCTCTCAGCAGCAGAGACAGCTCCTGGACCTGGGGCAAAACTttgagagggagcaggaggagatgaGTCGGAGGCACAAGCAGGAGCTGAGCCAGGCGGAGCAGAGCCGTGCCACCACAGAGCTGGCCCTGATGGAGGCAGCCACCGACAGCCAGCATAAAGTAGAGGTTCTGCTGGGGGACATGGAGACCCTGGCGGAGAGGCAGGAGAAACATGTAAGGAACCTCGAGGAACAGTTCCAAGAGAAGCTTCGGGAGCTTCAGCAcgttcaggaggaggagatacgGAAGTTGCAATCCCATTACATGGAAACCATCCGATGCAtccaagagaagaagaagaaccctGACAGCCCGCCGCTAGGCGATGAGGCCTGTGCCATGAGCTCGccgatggaggaagaggagcaggggtATGCAGGAGATGTTGGGACCAGGGCGGAGGTGGACCCCATGGTGGTTCTGAAGGACAGGATCCTGGAGCTGGAGACACAGATTAACTGCATGAGGGAGGAGCTGGACAGCAAACACCTGGCGGGAGACGTTAGCAGCTTGAAGGAGAAATACCAGAGAGACTTAGAGAGTCTTAAG GCTACGTGTGAGAGAGGGTTTGCCGCCATGGAGGAGACCCACcagaaggtggtggaggaccTCCAGAGGCAGCACCAGAGGGAGGTGTCCAAGCTCCtggaggaaagggagaggcTGCTGGCAGAGGAGACGGCTGCCACCATCTTTG CTATTGAAGCCATGAAGAACGCCCACAAGGAGGACCTGGAGAAGACCCAGCGGCCGGCTCTGAGTGGCCTCAACTCAGACATCGACCAGCTGCACTCTCAATACGA ggcgGAGCTGCAGTCCGTCCACAGGGAGCTGGAGGTGCTGTCGGAGCAGTACAGCCAGAAGTGTCTGGAGAACGCCCACCTGGCCCAGGCTCTGGAGGCCGAGAGGAACGCCCTGCGCCAGTGTCAGCGGGAGAACCAGGAGCTCAACTCACACAaccag GAGCTGAACAACCGGCTGACAGATGAGATCATGAAGATCCGCTCCTGCTTCAGCGGACAGACCGACCTTTCACCTCTGACCCACGGGAAGGACCTGTACGAGCTGGAG GTTCTCCTAAGGATCAAGGAGTCTGAGATCCAGTACCTGAAGCAGGAGATCCACTCCCTCAAGGATGAGCTGCAGTCCGCTCTCAGA gataAGAAGTATTCCAGTGATAAGTACAAAGACATCTACACAGAGCTGAGCATCGTCAAGGCCAAGGCAGACTGTGACATCGGCAAACTGAAGGAGAAGCTCCTGGTTGCCACGGAAGCGCTGGGCGAGAGGAAGGTGGACGGGACGGTTGCCCCTGGATACG ACATCATGAAGTCAAAGAGCACTCCAGACTTCCTGAAGAAGGAACGAACGCCGCTCACAAAACAGCTGAGGGGCGTGCGCTCCAAG TCTATCACTGAACAGGTCTCTTGGGATAgctga